A single Eulemur rufifrons isolate Redbay chromosome 9, OSU_ERuf_1, whole genome shotgun sequence DNA region contains:
- the PLD6 gene encoding mitochondrial cardiolipin hydrolase, producing the protein MRRLAPAAAAAAVGLALALEALPWVLRWLRAGRRRPRREVLFFPSQVTCTEALLRAPGAPAGPPASCPCSLPHGESSLSRLLRALLAARASLELCLFAFSSPQLGRAVQLLHQRGVRVRAVTDCDYMALNGSQIGLLRKAGIQVRHDQDLGYMHHKFAIVDKKVLITGSLNWTTQAIQNNRENVLIMEDEEYVRLFLEEFERIWEEFNPTKYTFFPQKKRSH; encoded by the exons ATGAGGCGGTTGGCGCccgcggcggccgcggcggccgTGGGCCTCGCACTCGCCCTGGAGGCGCTGCCGTGGGTGCTGCGCTGGCTgcgggccgggcggcggcggccgcggcgcgAGGTGCTCTTCTTCCCGTCGCAGGTGACCTGCACCGAGGCGCTGCTGcgggcccccggcgcgccggccGGGCCGCCGGCGAGCTGCCCCTGCAGCCTGCCGCACGGCGAGAGCTCGCTGAGCCGCCTGCTGCGCGCCCTGCTGGCCGCCCGGGCCAGCCTCGAGCTCTGCCTGTTCGCCTTCTCCAGCCCGCAGCTGGGCCGCGCCGTGCAGCTGCTGCACCAGCGCGGGGTGCGCGTGCGGGCCGTCACCGACTGCGACTACATGGCCCTCAACGGCTCGCAGATCGGTCTGCTGCGGAAGGCAG GTATACAGGTGCGACACGACCAGGACCTGGGCTACATGCATCACAAGTTTGCCATCGTGGACAAGAAGGTGCTCATCACTGGCTCGCTCAACTGGACCACACAGGCCATCCAGAACAACAGGGAGAACGTCCTGATCATGGAAGACGAGGAGTATGTGAGGctttttctggaagagtttgagcGCATTTGGGAAGAGTTTAACCCTACAAAGTATACCTTTTTCCCACAGAAGAAGAGAAGTCACTAA
- the FLCN gene encoding folliculin isoform X2 produces MNAIVALCHFCELHGPRTLFCTEVLHAPLPQGAENRDSPGQGEQAEEEEGGIQMSSRIRAHSPAEGASAESSSPGPKKSDMCEGCRSLAAGHPGYISHDKETSIKYVSHQHPNHPQLFSIVRQACVRSLSCEVCPGREGPIFFGDEQHGFVFSHTFFIKDSLARGFQRWYSIITIMMDRIYLINSWPFLLGKVRGVIDELQGKALKVFEAEQFGCPQRAQRMNTAFTPFLHQRNGNAARSLTSLTSDDNLWACLHTSFAWLLKACGSRLTEKLLEGAPTEDTLVQMEKLADLEEESESWDNSEAEEEEKAPVLPEGAEGRPLGQCPAGASSLSGRGGWQPRKPPVFKSLRHMRQVLGAPSFRMLAWHVLMGNQVIWKSRDVDLVQSAFEVLQTMLPVGCVRIIPYSSQYEEAYRCNFLGLSPHVQIPTHVLSSEFAVVVEVHAAARSALHPVGCEDEQPLSKCEFLVTSGSPVAADRVGPTILNKIEAALTNQNLSVDVVDQCLVCLKEEWMNKVKVLFKFTKVDSRPKEDTQKLLSILGASEEDNVKLLKFWMTGLSKTYKSHLMSTVRSPIASETRN; encoded by the exons TCTTCTGCACGGAGGTTCTCCATGCCCCACTTCCTCAAGGGGCTGAGAACAGGGACAGCCCTGGCCAGGGCGAGcaggccgaggaggaggagggcggcaTTCAGATGAGCAGCCGGATCCGCGCGCACAGCCCAGCGGAAGGAGCCAGCGCCGAGTCCAGCAGCCCTGGGCCCAAAAAGTCAGACATGTGTGAG GGCTGCCGGTCACTGGCTGCAGGACACCCGGGGTACATCAGCCACGATAAGGAGACCTCAATCAAGTATGTCAGTCACCAGCACCCCAACCACCCCCAGCTGTTCAGCATTGTCCGCCAGGCCTGTGTCCGGAGCCTGAGCTGCGAG GTCTGCCCCGGCCGGGAGGGGCCCATCTTCTTTGGAGACGAGCAGCATGGCTTCGTGTTCAGCCACACCTTCTTCATCAAAGACAGCCTGGCCAGGGGCTTCCAGCGCTGGTACAGCATCATCACCATCATGATGGACCGGATCTACCTCATCAACTCCTGGCCCTTCCTGCTGGGCAAGGTCCGGGGCGTCATCGATGAGCTCCAGGGCAAGGCACTCAAG GTGTTCGAGGCAGAGCAGTTCGGGTGCCCCCAGCGTGCTCAGAGGATGAACACAGCCTTCACGCCGTTCCTGCACCAGAGGAATGGCAACGCTGCCCGCTCACTGACGTCACTCACCAGCGATGACAACCTGTGGGCGTGTCTTCACACCTCCTTTGCTTG GCTCCTGAAGGCATGTGGCAGCCGACTGACCGAGAAGCTCCTGGAGGGTGCACCGACCGAAGACACCTTGGTCCAGATGGAGAAGCTCGCTG ACTTAGAAGAGGAGTCAGAAAGCTGGGACAACTCCGAGGCcgaagaagaggagaaagctcCTGTGTTGCCAGAGGGTGCAGAAGGGCGGCCGCTGGGCCAGTGCCCGGCAGGGGCCTCCTCGCTGTCAGGCCGCGGGGGCTGGCAGCCCCGAAAGCCGCCAGTCTTCAAGTCCCTTCGGCACATGCGGCAG GTGCTGGGTGCCCCGTCTTTTCGCATGTTGGCCTGGCATGTTCTCATGGGGAATCAGGTGATCTGGAAGAGCAGAGACGTGGACCTTGTCCAGTCAGCTTTTGAAGTTCTTCAG ACCATGCTGCCCGTGGGCTGTGTGCGCATCATCCCGTACAGCAGCCAGTACGAAGAGGCCTATCGGTGCAACTTCCTGGGGCTCAGCCCACACGTGCAGATCCCCACCCACGTGCTGTCCTCAG AGTTTGCCGTCGTCGTGGAGGTCCACGCCGCCGCCCGCTCCGCCCTCCACCCCGTCGGGTGTGAGGACGAGCAGCCCCTGAGCAAGTGCGAGTTCCTGGTGACCAGCGGGAGCCCTGTCGCCGCAGACCGAG TTGGCCCCACCATCCTGAACAAGATCGAAGCGGCTTTGACCAACCAGAATCTGTCTGTGGACGTGGTGGACCAGTGCCTCGTCTGCCTCAAGGAGGAGTGGATGAA CAAGGTGAAGGTCCTTTTCAAATTCACCAAGGTGGACAGTCGGCCCAAAGAGGACACGCAGAAGCTCCTGAGCATCCTTGGCGCGTCTGAGGAAGACAACGTCAAGCTGCTGAAGTTCTGGATGACAGGCCTGAGCAAGACCTACAAGTCGCACCTCATGTCCACTGTCCGCAGCCCCATAGCCTCGGAGACACGGAACTGA
- the FLCN gene encoding folliculin isoform X1, which translates to MNAIVALCHFCELHGPRTLFCTEVLHAPLPQGAENRDSPGQGEQAEEEEGGIQMSSRIRAHSPAEGASAESSSPGPKKSDMCEGCRSLAAGHPGYISHDKETSIKYVSHQHPNHPQLFSIVRQACVRSLSCESTKYAVTSLTCWFLSAFQMSKVCPGREGPIFFGDEQHGFVFSHTFFIKDSLARGFQRWYSIITIMMDRIYLINSWPFLLGKVRGVIDELQGKALKVFEAEQFGCPQRAQRMNTAFTPFLHQRNGNAARSLTSLTSDDNLWACLHTSFAWLLKACGSRLTEKLLEGAPTEDTLVQMEKLADLEEESESWDNSEAEEEEKAPVLPEGAEGRPLGQCPAGASSLSGRGGWQPRKPPVFKSLRHMRQVLGAPSFRMLAWHVLMGNQVIWKSRDVDLVQSAFEVLQTMLPVGCVRIIPYSSQYEEAYRCNFLGLSPHVQIPTHVLSSEFAVVVEVHAAARSALHPVGCEDEQPLSKCEFLVTSGSPVAADRVGPTILNKIEAALTNQNLSVDVVDQCLVCLKEEWMNKVKVLFKFTKVDSRPKEDTQKLLSILGASEEDNVKLLKFWMTGLSKTYKSHLMSTVRSPIASETRN; encoded by the exons TCTTCTGCACGGAGGTTCTCCATGCCCCACTTCCTCAAGGGGCTGAGAACAGGGACAGCCCTGGCCAGGGCGAGcaggccgaggaggaggagggcggcaTTCAGATGAGCAGCCGGATCCGCGCGCACAGCCCAGCGGAAGGAGCCAGCGCCGAGTCCAGCAGCCCTGGGCCCAAAAAGTCAGACATGTGTGAG GGCTGCCGGTCACTGGCTGCAGGACACCCGGGGTACATCAGCCACGATAAGGAGACCTCAATCAAGTATGTCAGTCACCAGCACCCCAACCACCCCCAGCTGTTCAGCATTGTCCGCCAGGCCTGTGTCCGGAGCCTGAGCTGCGAG TCTACGAAGTATGCAGTGACTAGTTTGACCTGCTGGTTCCTCAGCGCATTCCAGATGAGCAAG GTCTGCCCCGGCCGGGAGGGGCCCATCTTCTTTGGAGACGAGCAGCATGGCTTCGTGTTCAGCCACACCTTCTTCATCAAAGACAGCCTGGCCAGGGGCTTCCAGCGCTGGTACAGCATCATCACCATCATGATGGACCGGATCTACCTCATCAACTCCTGGCCCTTCCTGCTGGGCAAGGTCCGGGGCGTCATCGATGAGCTCCAGGGCAAGGCACTCAAG GTGTTCGAGGCAGAGCAGTTCGGGTGCCCCCAGCGTGCTCAGAGGATGAACACAGCCTTCACGCCGTTCCTGCACCAGAGGAATGGCAACGCTGCCCGCTCACTGACGTCACTCACCAGCGATGACAACCTGTGGGCGTGTCTTCACACCTCCTTTGCTTG GCTCCTGAAGGCATGTGGCAGCCGACTGACCGAGAAGCTCCTGGAGGGTGCACCGACCGAAGACACCTTGGTCCAGATGGAGAAGCTCGCTG ACTTAGAAGAGGAGTCAGAAAGCTGGGACAACTCCGAGGCcgaagaagaggagaaagctcCTGTGTTGCCAGAGGGTGCAGAAGGGCGGCCGCTGGGCCAGTGCCCGGCAGGGGCCTCCTCGCTGTCAGGCCGCGGGGGCTGGCAGCCCCGAAAGCCGCCAGTCTTCAAGTCCCTTCGGCACATGCGGCAG GTGCTGGGTGCCCCGTCTTTTCGCATGTTGGCCTGGCATGTTCTCATGGGGAATCAGGTGATCTGGAAGAGCAGAGACGTGGACCTTGTCCAGTCAGCTTTTGAAGTTCTTCAG ACCATGCTGCCCGTGGGCTGTGTGCGCATCATCCCGTACAGCAGCCAGTACGAAGAGGCCTATCGGTGCAACTTCCTGGGGCTCAGCCCACACGTGCAGATCCCCACCCACGTGCTGTCCTCAG AGTTTGCCGTCGTCGTGGAGGTCCACGCCGCCGCCCGCTCCGCCCTCCACCCCGTCGGGTGTGAGGACGAGCAGCCCCTGAGCAAGTGCGAGTTCCTGGTGACCAGCGGGAGCCCTGTCGCCGCAGACCGAG TTGGCCCCACCATCCTGAACAAGATCGAAGCGGCTTTGACCAACCAGAATCTGTCTGTGGACGTGGTGGACCAGTGCCTCGTCTGCCTCAAGGAGGAGTGGATGAA CAAGGTGAAGGTCCTTTTCAAATTCACCAAGGTGGACAGTCGGCCCAAAGAGGACACGCAGAAGCTCCTGAGCATCCTTGGCGCGTCTGAGGAAGACAACGTCAAGCTGCTGAAGTTCTGGATGACAGGCCTGAGCAAGACCTACAAGTCGCACCTCATGTCCACTGTCCGCAGCCCCATAGCCTCGGAGACACGGAACTGA